The DNA sequence AGTCGTTGCTGTCTTTCCTGCTGTCGCCCTGGAAAGCCACCACGGCGGTTGGCTCCACGGTGTTGAAGAGAGTCTTGTCATCAGCGTCGGTGACGCTTATGACAGCGAGGCTAGGGATAGTTCGCAGGCGCTCAAGCAGTAGTGGTTCGAGCGCGAAGTACGTATCAGTCTGCATTTGTCAGTCCTTAGCTGCCTTGCGCAGCTGGTAGCGCAGCGCGTTGAGTACATAGTTTTCGTCCGACTTAGCCAGGCCGCGCCGGGTGCCGAGGCGCGAGAAGAGAAAGGCGCGCCGTGGGAGCCGTCCATGCTTACCGTCTGGCTGCTCGTGATACTTGCCGTAGTCAGTGCCGATAACCGCGCGCAAGTCTCTCCGGCCAGGTATGAAGCGCGTCTTGTCTCGCAGCTGACGGGTGTCGAGCATCAGCCTCCGCCGGGGGTGCTTGCGATTCGCGGCTGCCGTGCTTGGCGCCCAGGGTGCCCAGCGTCCGCCATCAGGGTCGCGCTTGAAAGCGAAGCGATACCAGACGCGCCGAGTCAACTCTTTCGCGGCGTTCTCGAGCGCTGGGCGCAAGTCAGTGAGAGCAGCGCGCAGCTTCTCCAGCCGCCGATTGACAGGCGCCAAATTAGCTTTGACTTTGAGACCGTTCGCCATAGCAGCCTCCGCTTACCAGCTTTTCAGCTGGTCGCGCTGCATGCGCCGCTGGGCGCTCCCGCACTCAGCGACGTAGGCTAGGCCGCTCTCGTCCTCAGGCGTCGTCGGGTCATCAGCCGGCATCGGGAGCGCAAGCTTGCGAGCAGCGACTCCCGACAAGAACTTGATAGCGTCCTCCGCGCGGTCGCGCATCAGTTCAGACGCTGCATCGCGGAAGAGACGGTAGCGTGCCAAGTCTGCTGCGGCGGCCTGCACGACCTTGATAGCAGCTTCGCTTGGAGGCAGAGGGACCGCGGCGCCGACGTACGCGTCGATTTCCTGGTTGATGCCGTCCAGGAATGCTTCGAAGTCGACACCCGTTGTCGTGACGACTTTGGCGATGGAGGCTTCGCCGAAGGTCTCATACATGATTTCGGGGGTTAGGTACTGTGTCGGCATTCAAAACCGTGCTCTTTGATGTGCTCAGATTCCGTGCGCGACGCCAAGCGCTTCCATCGCTCGCAGCGTCTCAAGGGCAGAGCAGTCTGTCGGTACGCCACACTCGCGGCACAGAGCGAGCAGGTTGCGCTTCATGCGTCTGCGCTCGCTGCGCTTGTGGCCAGATGCGATGAGCGTGCGCTCAACGTGCTCAGAGAACGTCTCAGTAGCGGCAGCAGCCTCAGCGGCGCTGGTAGGGCGAGTCTTCATGTGCAGTCCCGGTGCGTTTGGTGGGGGGGGCGGGAGTGGGACTCGAACCCACGACCTCCAGGTAATGAGCCTGGCGCTCTACCAACTGCGCTATCCCGCTCTTTGTGTAGTCACTCACTGCGCACAGGCGTGAACATGAAAAAGCCCCGCCGCGGCGGGGCTGTGGATGGCCTCTTCTATGGCCTCTTAGCAGTTACTGCTGTTCGGGTGCTTCCTCTTCTTCTTCAGGGACCTCGTTTTCAGGGCCCTCGATGAGCGGACCAAAGTATTGCGTCACAGTCAAGTTCAGTCGGCCCTTCCAGCGGTTCGACTTGCCCCCGGTAGTTCGGTCAGTCAGCAGCAGTTCTTCAGCTTCGTTGCGCAGTTCCGGGCCGCAGATGAGGTCGGTCGGAACGATACCCAAGGGCTGCCCCTTGTCGCCGACCATCTTTTCGAGCGCCGAGAATGCCTCTGCGAGATTCTGCGCGGTCAGCGGCTTGCGCGACATCACTGCAAACTGAGGCAGCGTGTAGCCGACCGCGTCGCGCTTGTCAGCACCGAACTCGAAGTTGTTTGTGCGGAACACAGTCTCGTCATCCAGCGCAGTCTTCGACACAAGATGCGCAGCGCGACGCTCCTGGTAGATGACGGGCTTGATGGGTCGACCGAGAGCGGCAACCACCCACTTCGGACCGTAGTCTTCTTCGCTGGCCGGGGTCAGTAGGTTCGAGAAAGTGGGGGTGCCGTCGGCCGGCGTGCCATCTTGCTTGAACTTCAGAGGATGGTCCTTCGCGAAGAAGGCCTTCCCGTCAAAGCACAGGTTCACGTCGCCGCTGTAGTAAGCGGACATGACTTGCTGCCCCGGGTGATTCGCGGCAGACAGACCCATATCCTCGATGAGCGGGGTGAAGATGCCAACCTCGTCATCTTCGATGCTCTCGCGCGGCACAACTTGAGTCATTTCCCAAGTTTGGTTCGGGATGACGTAGCCAAGGCGGGCAACGGTCTGCGCGACGCGGTCGCCGACCCACTTGCGGAAGATTGTCGACTGGCCGAGCCAGGCATAAGTGTTAGTAGACGAAGTCGACTGCACCTTGGTCGCGTACTTCTGTACGTCGAGCGATGGCGAGCGCAGCGAGTTCTTGAAGATGCCCTGGTAGGTTGTAAAAAGGGCACGGACTTTTTCTGGCAGATTCATTGGTTAATCCCAGAGTTAGGTGAATGAGAAGGGGGTTACTCGGAGGCACCTGCGACGTACACGTCTTCAGAAACCCCCACAACCTTCGTGAGGTACTCTTTCACTGCGTCAGTCAGCGCTACATCTTGCGAACCCGCAGCAGGCGCTTGAGCAGTCTTGTCTGCCGACAGAACCGCCGGTGCAGCTTCCATCGCAGCGGTGAACGCAGCAACA is a window from the Caldimonas thermodepolymerans genome containing:
- a CDS encoding phage virion morphogenesis protein — its product is MANGLKVKANLAPVNRRLEKLRAALTDLRPALENAAKELTRRVWYRFAFKRDPDGGRWAPWAPSTAAANRKHPRRRLMLDTRQLRDKTRFIPGRRDLRAVIGTDYGKYHEQPDGKHGRLPRRAFLFSRLGTRRGLAKSDENYVLNALRYQLRKAAKD
- a CDS encoding phage protein Gp36 family protein, producing MPTQYLTPEIMYETFGEASIAKVVTTTGVDFEAFLDGINQEIDAYVGAAVPLPPSEAAIKVVQAAAADLARYRLFRDAASELMRDRAEDAIKFLSGVAARKLALPMPADDPTTPEDESGLAYVAECGSAQRRMQRDQLKSW
- a CDS encoding Mu-like prophage major head subunit gpT family protein, with amino-acid sequence MNLPEKVRALFTTYQGIFKNSLRSPSLDVQKYATKVQSTSSTNTYAWLGQSTIFRKWVGDRVAQTVARLGYVIPNQTWEMTQVVPRESIEDDEVGIFTPLIEDMGLSAANHPGQQVMSAYYSGDVNLCFDGKAFFAKDHPLKFKQDGTPADGTPTFSNLLTPASEEDYGPKWVVAALGRPIKPVIYQERRAAHLVSKTALDDETVFRTNNFEFGADKRDAVGYTLPQFAVMSRKPLTAQNLAEAFSALEKMVGDKGQPLGIVPTDLICGPELRNEAEELLLTDRTTGGKSNRWKGRLNLTVTQYFGPLIEGPENEVPEEEEEAPEQQ